ATCAAATGCTTTTAGGCGAATACGGATTTTTTGTTGCATGGTTTACTTCTCCAAAGAACGAATAAAGAGCGAACTAAACGACTAGGCGACTAGGTTAGCGGGGGCTTACACCCCCGCTAGAACCCTTCATTACTCGATAATTTTTGCGACGACGCCGGCGCCGACGGTGCGGCCACCCTCACGGATAGCAAAACGCAGGCCCTGCTCCATCGCGATCGGGGCAATCAAGGCCACCGAAATCTTCACGTTGTCGCCAGGCATCACCATCTCGGTGCCAGCAGGCAGCTCCACCGCACCCGTTACGTCCGTCGTACGGAAGTAAAACTGGGGGCGATAGTTGTTAAAGAACGGCGTATGACGGCCACCCTCGTCTTTCGACAGAACATACACCTCGGCTTCAAACTTGGTGTGCGGGGTGATCGAACCGGGCTTGGCCAACACCTGACCACGCTCGACTTCCTCACGCTTGGTACCACGCAACAAAATACCCACGTTGTCACCCGCTTGGCCTTGATCCAAGAGCTTGCGGAACATCTCCACGCCCGTGCAGATGGTCTTGACCGTGGGCTTGATACCAACGATCTCAATCTCTTCACCCACCTTCACAATGCCACGCTCCACACGGCCAGTGACCACAGTACCGCGGCCAGAGATCGAGAACACGTCTTCGATCGGCATCAGGAATGCGCCGTCCACAGCACGCTTTGGCTCAGGAATGTAGGTATCCAGCGCCTCGGCCAGCTTCAAAATCGCGCCT
The nucleotide sequence above comes from beta proteobacterium MWH-UniP1. Encoded proteins:
- the tuf gene encoding elongation factor Tu; protein product: MAKGKFERTKPHVNVGTIGHVDHGKTTLTAAIATVLSAKFGGEAKKYDEIDAAPEEKARGITINTAHVEYETANRHYAHVDCPGHADYVKNMITGAAQMDGAILVCSAADGPMPQTREHILLARQVGVPYIIVFLNKCDMVDDAELLELVEMEVRELLSKYDFPGDDTPIIKGSAKLALEGDKGELGEGAILKLAEALDTYIPEPKRAVDGAFLMPIEDVFSISGRGTVVTGRVERGIVKVGEEIEIVGIKPTVKTICTGVEMFRKLLDQGQAGDNVGILLRGTKREEVERGQVLAKPGSITPHTKFEAEVYVLSKDEGGRHTPFFNNYRPQFYFRTTDVTGAVELPAGTEMVMPGDNVKISVALIAPIAMEQGLRFAIREGGRTVGAGVVAKIIE